The Arachis hypogaea cultivar Tifrunner chromosome 16, arahy.Tifrunner.gnm2.J5K5, whole genome shotgun sequence genome contains a region encoding:
- the LOC112759184 gene encoding vacuolar-processing enzyme → MCMEKIYSLKKSIVIVAGGEYFSDKNDRTKETLQQQYETVREKTLDWEEKGSHVMQYGNKNFTDDFLVTYIGATGVSASTNAYSSSTTTPTKFVNQRDALLHYLSHKFKNAPEGSKERMEAQKGLIEEIAQREHVDNSVKAIADHLFGEEYRTSLISSVRPSGQPLVDDWDCFKNYIKIYESYCGALSTYGRKYTRAIANICNAGVSQEKMVLASSLACP, encoded by the exons taattgtTGCTGGCGGTGAATATTTTAG CGACAAAAATGATAGGACAAAAGAAACTTTGCAACAACAATATGAAACT GTTCGCGAGAAAACATTAGATTGGGAGGAAAAAGGTTCTCATGTGATGCAATATGGAAACAAAAACTTCACCGATGATTTTCTAGTAACCTACATTGGTGCAACCGGAGTGAGTGCCAGTACAAATGCATATTCTTCCTCTACTACCACCCCGACAAAATTTGTCAACCAACGAGATGCACTTCTCCACTATCTTAGCCACAAG ttcAAAAACGCTCCAGAAGGATCAAAAGAAAGGATGGAAGCTCAAAAGGGGTTAATAGAAGAAATAGCTCAAAGGGAGCACGTGGACAATAGCGTGAAGGCCATTGCAGATCACTTGTTTGGAGAAGAGTACAGAACATCATTGATCTCAAGTGTTCGTCCATCAGGCCAACCTCTTGTGGATGATTGGGATTGTTTTAAGAATTAT ATAAAAATTTATGAGAGCTATTGTGGTGCCCTGTCAACGTATGGAAGGAAATACACCAGGGCCATTGCTAACATATGCAATGCTGGCGTTTCTCAAGAGAAAATGGTTCTAGCATCTTCTCTAGCTTGCCCCTAG